Part of the Anaerolineae bacterium genome is shown below.
GTTCAATTAAGGCTGTTGAACTGGCCGTAAAGAATGCAACACATCATAATCTTAATAAAAAAATCATGTTTTTTTCAGGTGATTGGTTTATGTCGTTAAATGAGGATACTCATCTGTTTGATATGATAATATCAAATCCGCCATATATTAATACCCGGCTTATCAATAAGCTTCAGCCTGAAATCTCTATGTATGAACCAGTCATGGCTCTTGACGGAGGTAAGGACGGACTTTGCTGGCTCAGGCATATTATAAGCGGCGCGCATATCTATCTTAAGCCCGGAGGCAGTCTTTTGTTGGAGATAGGTCATGACCAGAAAGAGGATGTCAGCAGGATTGTCAATTCCTGTGGTCATTATGAACAGGTCGTGTTCACAAAAGACTACAGCGGATACTATCGTGTGGTTCATATGAAAAGGTCGATTAATTGCTGATAGACTTTTTACGAAATTCTCAAATTTATATTGCGAAGTTTATTTAAGTTTGATACAAAAAATAGTTTAAAATAATTCACAGACCTTTGGACCTGTTTCCTGGTGCTTTCATTTTTTGAGGGTCGGAAGCGGGGTTGATGGAGGTGAAAGGAAAAACCAATTAAAAGAGAGGAAAAACTATGGCTTATCTTAAAATGAAGGAGCTTCTTGAAGCTGGGGTACATTTTGGGCATCAGACAAAGCGCTGGAATCCAAAAATGAAACCATACATCTTCGGAGCAAGGAACGGTATTTATATTATCGATCTTCAAAAAACTGTTCGCATGTTTAAAACAGCGTATGATTTTGTAACCGACATCGTCACAGAGGGAAAATCGGTTCTTTTTGTAGGCACCAAAAAGCAGGCCAGGGAATCTATTTATGAAGAGGCTAATCGATGCGAAATGTTTTATGTGCATAACAGGTGGTTGGGTGGAATGCTGACAAATTTTCAGACCATTAAACAGAGTATAGATCGTCTTAACTATCTTAACGATATAATTAATGATGGATCTATAAATTTGTTTCCCAAAAAGGAGCGACTGAAACTTGAGCATGAAAGGGTAAAGCTCGACAACAATCTTGGCGGAATCCGGACCATGAACGGGGTTCCAGGCGCTATCTTTATTGTTGATTCTAAAAATGAGGCAATTGCAGTGCGTGAGGGGAAACGTCTCAATATACCTATTATTTCTATTGTTGATACTAACTGCGATCCTGATGAAATTGATTATATCATACCGGGCAATGATGATGCCATACGGGCAATACGGCTGATTACAGCCAGAATTGCCGATGCCTGTATAGAGGGCAGAAAGCAAATGCTCGAGAAACAGCAGGCAGAGGCCGACAAAGAAATCGAAAAGCAACCTGAACCAGTATCTTTCGGTGAAAAATTAGAAGCAGGTCAAAGGAGAATTGTCTCGGACGGTGCAGATGGACCGATTATAGAGATAATAAAAAAAGTAAAACCTGTGGATGATTCTGGAAGCGAAGAACTGGTAAATATTACTGAGGCAGAATAGACAAGAGGGCTTTGAAAAGCGCTAATCGGGCAAAAGAGGGCGTTTTTTAAGGGTCTCGACAGGAGAAAAAGGATGGCAACAATTAGCGCAGCAATAGTTAAACAGCTCCGTGAAAAGACAGGAGCAGGTATGATGGATTGCAAAGAAGCTCTTACAGAGTGCGATGGTGATATAAACAAATCCATTGATTTCTTAAGAAAAAAAGGGCTGGCAACAGCCTTAAAGAGATCCGGCAGGGTTATGAGTGAAGGCCTGATAGAATCTTATATTCATACGGGCAGCAAACTTGGCGTGTTGGTTGAGATTAATTGCGAGACCGATTTTGTTGCAAAAAACGATGATTTTATTGAGTTTGCAAAAAACATAGCGATGCATATTGCAGCCATCAATCCTGTTGGGATCAGGCCTGAAGATATTTCCGAAGAGACAATTAACAGGGAAAGGGAAATCTATCGTGCGCAGGCTATAGAAACAGGCAAGCCCGAACAGATTATAGATAAGATAACAGAGGGTAAGCTGCAGAAATTTTATAAGGACAACTGTCTCATGAGCCAGGCATACGTACGGGATCCCAATATAACTATTGAGGATCTTTTAAACAGCTTGATTGCAAAGATCGGCGAGAATATTACGATTAAGCGTTTTGTACGGTTCCAGCTAGGGGAGTCTTGAGACTTTGGCATTAGCTCGGTATAAAAAAGTTTTGTTAAAGCTTAGCGGCGAAGCCCTTATGGGCGATAGGGACTTTGGAATCAGCCAGGAAAGGATAAAATATATGGCTGATGAAATCTGTTCGGTATT
Proteins encoded:
- the tsf gene encoding translation elongation factor Ts — protein: MATISAAIVKQLREKTGAGMMDCKEALTECDGDINKSIDFLRKKGLATALKRSGRVMSEGLIESYIHTGSKLGVLVEINCETDFVAKNDDFIEFAKNIAMHIAAINPVGIRPEDISEETINREREIYRAQAIETGKPEQIIDKITEGKLQKFYKDNCLMSQAYVRDPNITIEDLLNSLIAKIGENITIKRFVRFQLGES
- the rpsB gene encoding 30S ribosomal protein S2; its protein translation is MAYLKMKELLEAGVHFGHQTKRWNPKMKPYIFGARNGIYIIDLQKTVRMFKTAYDFVTDIVTEGKSVLFVGTKKQARESIYEEANRCEMFYVHNRWLGGMLTNFQTIKQSIDRLNYLNDIINDGSINLFPKKERLKLEHERVKLDNNLGGIRTMNGVPGAIFIVDSKNEAIAVREGKRLNIPIISIVDTNCDPDEIDYIIPGNDDAIRAIRLITARIADACIEGRKQMLEKQQAEADKEIEKQPEPVSFGEKLEAGQRRIVSDGADGPIIEIIKKVKPVDDSGSEELVNITEAE